A stretch of Methanosphaerula palustris E1-9c DNA encodes these proteins:
- a CDS encoding isochorismatase family protein, which translates to MTDRYLENIGPSDVLTSENAALLLIDHQVGLMQLIRDMTPEEFKNNILGLAKTAKHFKLPVILTTSRDYGPNAPILPELKQIFPDVTVIRRTGVINAWRWPAFRRAVEETGRKKLIIAGISDGTCLQFPSLDAVKEGFDVHAVIDASGAVSTHERDATIATLSQAGVKIRNWWSVGAELEADWRRDESQGWPYAMIFREHLVSWGNLLDTSGAYANNEMLPPKE; encoded by the coding sequence ATGACAGACAGATATCTGGAAAATATCGGACCATCCGATGTTCTCACATCAGAGAACGCCGCACTTCTGCTGATCGATCACCAGGTCGGACTCATGCAACTGATCCGGGATATGACTCCTGAAGAGTTCAAGAACAACATCCTCGGGCTTGCAAAGACTGCGAAACATTTCAAATTGCCGGTGATTTTGACGACGAGCAGGGATTATGGACCCAACGCTCCGATCCTTCCTGAATTGAAGCAGATCTTCCCGGATGTTACGGTGATCCGACGGACAGGGGTCATCAACGCCTGGCGGTGGCCGGCATTCCGCAGGGCCGTCGAAGAGACCGGTCGGAAGAAGCTGATCATCGCAGGAATCAGCGACGGGACCTGTCTGCAATTCCCATCACTCGATGCCGTGAAGGAAGGGTTTGACGTCCATGCAGTCATCGACGCGTCGGGAGCCGTCAGCACGCACGAACGCGACGCCACGATCGCCACGCTCTCCCAGGCCGGGGTGAAGATCCGGAACTGGTGGTCTGTCGGGGCCGAGCTCGAAGCAGACTGGCGTCGGGACGAGTCGCAGGGGTGGCCCTATGCGATGATCTTCCGCGAACACCTGGTGAGCTGGGGGAACCTGCTCGATACCTCCGGTGCCTACGCGAACAACGAGATGCTTCCACCCAAGGAGTGA
- a CDS encoding PKD domain-containing protein yields MTLIHRRMTWPLLMLAIISCLLMIAPASAESFHLTGTLINGSINGNTNQPIANTNVTFQINSPFFQGTINGTTETDNLGNFDLSFDPGIGIPPFISITCSATTIGYSVYQSQAPIIVMVGYANIGSIYLTPLPVPITLTGTVVDKFSGLPVPNMQIDSGSASDTSKQDGSFTLFEAPETGGSMDFEIYADRYYEGHQDTLSVSEEEIARGSKDLGTVTITPHYGGYVTDKSTGQPLSGVQLTITNDPSSQVGNGGTGTSDETGYYRIRLPAKGISSNNSLRDTGADNSVRYLVAVKDGYQLYSANVTIRDEEAPFNVALSPSFAANFLALGHVGQAPYSVRFMDQSTGSPTAWKWDFGDGTTSTEQNPTHIYNQTGVYNVALTASNDKTSDTCTQYRCIIVNAVPVANFTANVTAGQTPFTVQFTDQSTSGADGFQWQFGDGTTSTEQNPVHTYTSPGSYSVMLTVSVPDYGSVFAQKTGYISVSGPSSVGFTANVTAGLSPLAVQFNESTNESVQYSFWHFGDGATSAEKSPVHVYDAAGSYSVSLMTVGSNGTEVKTVDNFINVSAPVTPTVTPTATATATVTPTPTGALPVANFTVTTGAPGSSDITVTDASTNATSVHYSLGDGATTAYPTFRYTYWQAGTYTIEQTATNAVGSSKKSIVVTVPVAAPTTTVTPTVTVTTTVSPTVTTTSQAYNGPHTIPGKLQAEDYDLGGEGVAYYDTTPGNEGGVYRHDDVDIEQLDTDGSPNVGWIRSGEWMAYTVNVASTGTYTAGFRVASSHSGSSIKVYVDDGTTPVATVNVPNTGDWPSFQTVSVPVTLPAGQHRLKFSFPTDYVNINWVTFA; encoded by the coding sequence ATGACACTGATACACAGAAGGATGACATGGCCGCTTCTTATGCTGGCCATCATCTCATGCCTGTTGATGATCGCACCGGCATCGGCTGAATCCTTTCATCTGACCGGAACCCTGATCAATGGATCCATCAATGGGAACACCAATCAGCCAATAGCAAATACGAATGTCACATTCCAGATAAATTCACCTTTTTTTCAAGGGACTATCAATGGGACAACAGAGACAGATAATCTCGGAAACTTCGATCTCTCCTTTGACCCGGGAATTGGTATACCCCCTTTCATTTCGATCACGTGCTCTGCCACAACGATTGGATATTCTGTATACCAGTCCCAGGCTCCAATCATAGTGATGGTAGGTTACGCTAATATTGGCTCCATCTATCTCACCCCACTACCAGTTCCGATAACTCTGACGGGAACTGTTGTTGATAAATTCTCCGGTCTACCAGTGCCTAATATGCAAATTGACTCCGGCAGCGCCTCGGACACCTCCAAACAGGACGGGAGTTTCACCCTCTTTGAAGCTCCGGAGACAGGAGGTTCCATGGACTTCGAGATCTATGCAGATAGATACTATGAAGGTCACCAGGACACATTATCTGTCTCTGAAGAAGAGATCGCACGTGGATCAAAGGACCTCGGAACCGTCACTATCACGCCACATTATGGAGGTTACGTCACTGACAAATCCACCGGTCAGCCTTTGTCCGGCGTCCAGCTCACCATCACCAACGATCCGTCATCGCAGGTTGGAAACGGGGGGACGGGAACATCTGATGAAACGGGATATTACCGGATAAGACTGCCCGCGAAGGGCATCTCTTCGAACAATAGCCTGCGTGATACTGGTGCTGACAATTCTGTTCGGTATCTGGTTGCAGTCAAGGATGGATATCAGCTCTATTCCGCCAATGTCACGATACGGGATGAAGAGGCCCCCTTTAACGTCGCGCTCTCCCCGAGCTTTGCAGCGAACTTCCTCGCACTCGGCCATGTGGGCCAGGCCCCGTACTCTGTCCGATTCATGGACCAGTCGACCGGCTCGCCGACCGCCTGGAAGTGGGACTTCGGCGACGGCACCACCTCGACCGAGCAGAACCCGACCCATATCTACAACCAGACCGGTGTCTACAACGTGGCGTTGACGGCATCGAACGATAAGACGAGCGACACCTGCACCCAGTACCGGTGTATCATTGTGAACGCCGTACCAGTGGCGAACTTCACCGCGAACGTGACCGCCGGGCAGACGCCCTTCACCGTGCAGTTCACCGACCAGTCCACCAGCGGTGCGGACGGGTTTCAGTGGCAGTTCGGCGACGGGACCACCTCGACCGAGCAGAACCCGGTCCACACCTACACGAGCCCGGGATCGTACTCGGTGATGCTGACGGTATCAGTACCTGACTACGGCAGTGTCTTCGCTCAGAAGACCGGGTACATCTCGGTAAGCGGTCCGTCATCGGTCGGGTTCACGGCGAACGTCACCGCCGGCCTCTCCCCGCTCGCCGTGCAGTTCAATGAGTCGACGAACGAATCGGTCCAGTATTCCTTCTGGCATTTCGGGGACGGGGCCACCTCTGCAGAGAAGAGCCCGGTCCATGTCTATGATGCAGCCGGCAGTTATTCGGTCTCGCTGATGACCGTCGGGTCGAACGGCACCGAGGTGAAGACGGTCGATAACTTCATCAATGTCAGCGCACCGGTGACCCCGACGGTCACGCCCACAGCGACTGCCACGGCGACGGTGACCCCGACGCCGACCGGAGCCCTGCCGGTGGCCAACTTCACGGTCACCACCGGAGCCCCGGGGTCGTCCGACATCACGGTCACCGACGCCTCGACGAACGCGACTTCGGTCCACTACAGCCTCGGTGACGGTGCCACCACCGCCTATCCGACCTTCCGGTACACCTACTGGCAGGCCGGAACCTATACGATCGAACAGACCGCAACCAATGCGGTTGGGTCCTCGAAGAAGAGCATCGTCGTAACCGTACCGGTTGCGGCTCCAACAACAACGGTGACCCCGACGGTGACAGTCACAACCACTGTCTCGCCGACGGTGACGACGACCAGTCAGGCTTACAACGGCCCGCACACGATCCCCGGGAAACTGCAGGCTGAGGACTACGACCTCGGCGGTGAAGGGGTCGCCTACTATGACACGACCCCTGGGAATGAGGGCGGGGTCTACCGGCATGACGATGTCGATATCGAGCAGCTCGATACCGACGGCTCGCCGAACGTCGGCTGGATCCGATCCGGTGAGTGGATGGCCTACACGGTGAACGTCGCCAGCACCGGCACCTACACCGCCGGGTTCAGGGTCGCCTCATCACACTCCGGTTCATCCATCAAAGTCTATGTCGACGACGGCACCACCCCGGTGGCGACCGTGAACGTCCCGAACACCGGCGACTGGCCGTCCTTCCAGACCGTCTCGGTGCCGGTGACGCTGCCGGCAGGACAGCACCGGCTCAAATTCTCATTCCCGACCGACTATGTGAACATCAACTGGGTCACCTTCGCCTGA